A genome region from Flavobacterium sp. CFS9 includes the following:
- a CDS encoding LexA family transcriptional regulator translates to MSLFSDNIRALRVKHKISQEKLAENLSITRGRYVKYEDGTSEAPYDILKKIALYFHTSIDLLLSVDIRKINIENLIKLEGNRLILPIQVDNFGENYIEIVSQRAKAGYLNGYADPEYIESLQQVSLPFLGPGKHRGFPVEGDSMPPHEDGSIIIGRYVERLGEVMDGKTYILITKNEGMVYKRLNKNKKNSLVLESDNSFYPNYEVKASDILEIWEYECNIGRSDKKQQLSETESMKELLLQVKREVMEIKNNTSNT, encoded by the coding sequence ATGTCCTTATTTTCAGACAACATCAGAGCACTAAGGGTTAAGCATAAAATATCGCAGGAGAAATTAGCTGAAAACCTGAGTATTACAAGAGGAAGATACGTGAAATACGAAGACGGAACTTCGGAAGCACCGTATGATATTTTAAAGAAAATCGCCTTGTATTTTCATACCAGTATCGATTTGTTACTGTCGGTCGATATTCGGAAAATAAACATCGAAAATTTGATAAAACTCGAAGGAAATCGGCTTATTCTGCCTATTCAGGTTGATAATTTTGGAGAGAATTATATCGAAATTGTATCCCAAAGAGCAAAAGCCGGTTATCTGAACGGATACGCTGATCCGGAATATATTGAAAGCCTACAGCAGGTTTCGCTTCCGTTTTTAGGTCCAGGTAAACATCGCGGATTTCCGGTCGAAGGTGATTCGATGCCGCCACATGAAGACGGATCGATTATCATTGGACGTTATGTGGAAAGGCTGGGAGAGGTGATGGACGGTAAAACGTATATCCTGATTACTAAAAATGAAGGAATGGTGTACAAGCGTCTGAACAAGAACAAAAAAAATAGTCTGGTTTTAGAATCGGATAATAGTTTTTATCCCAATTATGAGGTGAAAGCTTCTGATATTCTGGAGATTTGGGAATACGAGTGCAACATTGGCCGTTCGGACAAAAAACAGCAATTATCAGAAACTGAAAGTATGAAAGAACTGCTTCTTCAGGTCAAGAGAGAGGTAATGGAGATTAAGAATAATACTTCGAATACATAA
- a CDS encoding ATP-binding protein — translation MRIKTKLNLGVGLLFLMIIILSLVSGYAVFLIKADTENILKANYNTLEYSRNMILSLDEIKVNSDSTIHIFKEYLEKQTRNVTEPGEKEATAKLESDFALLEKNGSNETVKAQIRQDIFSIMKLNLDAIKQKSDIAKHTAENANLWIAIVGTLCFLIAFNLLVNLPNNIANPIKELTQSIKEIANKNYSERVHFTNHNEYGDLAKSFNTMAQKLQEYNNSNLYKLFFEKKRLETLINNMHDPIIGLDHEGVILFVNDEALKIIGMKLEEVIGQSASALAVSNDLIRSLIMKEPANDAQKKQPMKIFAHGKESYFDKETINITITPTGEEKEINIGDVIILRNITLFKELDFAKTNFIATVSHELKTPIASIKLSLQLLQNNKTGEMNDDQKQLVESIKEDSQRLLKITGELLNLSQLETGNIQLNIEKSNPYAIVNYATEAVKIQAEQKKIKLVVEANEQLQNVKADSEKTGWVLINYLSNAITYSSEKSTIIIRLKEENDQITFQVIDTGKGIDARYKDKVFDKYFQIPGSQKSGTGLGLAISKEFIEAQNGTIGVESNLGLGSTFWFSLKV, via the coding sequence ATGAGAATTAAAACCAAATTGAATCTGGGAGTCGGATTGTTATTCTTAATGATTATTATACTCTCATTAGTGAGCGGATACGCTGTGTTTTTGATAAAAGCAGATACCGAGAATATTCTGAAAGCAAATTACAATACGCTGGAATATTCCAGAAATATGATTTTGTCTCTGGATGAAATCAAAGTGAATAGTGACAGTACAATTCATATTTTTAAGGAATATCTTGAGAAACAAACCCGCAATGTTACAGAACCCGGAGAAAAAGAAGCCACTGCCAAACTCGAAAGTGATTTTGCCCTTTTAGAAAAAAACGGTTCTAACGAAACGGTGAAAGCACAAATCAGGCAGGATATTTTTTCGATTATGAAACTCAATCTGGATGCCATCAAACAAAAAAGCGATATTGCCAAACATACCGCCGAAAATGCCAATTTATGGATTGCCATTGTAGGCACGCTCTGCTTTCTGATCGCCTTTAATTTACTGGTTAATCTGCCCAATAATATCGCCAATCCAATTAAGGAACTGACCCAGAGTATTAAAGAAATTGCCAATAAAAATTATTCCGAACGGGTACATTTTACCAATCACAATGAATATGGTGATCTGGCAAAATCCTTTAATACCATGGCGCAAAAACTTCAGGAATACAACAATAGTAATTTGTACAAATTATTCTTTGAGAAAAAACGTCTGGAAACTTTAATCAACAACATGCACGATCCTATTATTGGTTTAGACCATGAAGGTGTCATTTTGTTTGTAAATGATGAAGCTCTGAAAATTATCGGAATGAAACTCGAAGAGGTTATTGGTCAATCTGCTTCTGCTTTGGCAGTTTCCAATGATTTGATTCGCTCTTTAATTATGAAAGAACCGGCAAATGATGCTCAGAAAAAACAGCCGATGAAGATTTTTGCCCATGGAAAAGAAAGTTATTTCGATAAAGAAACCATCAATATTACCATAACTCCAACAGGCGAAGAAAAGGAAATCAATATTGGAGATGTTATCATTCTACGAAATATTACCTTATTTAAAGAACTAGATTTTGCAAAAACTAATTTTATTGCAACCGTTTCACACGAATTAAAAACACCGATTGCGTCTATAAAACTGAGCCTTCAATTGCTTCAGAATAATAAAACGGGAGAAATGAACGACGATCAGAAACAACTGGTCGAAAGTATCAAAGAAGACAGTCAGCGTTTATTGAAGATCACAGGTGAATTGCTTAATTTATCTCAATTAGAGACTGGGAATATCCAGTTAAACATCGAAAAAAGCAATCCGTACGCCATTGTAAATTATGCTACCGAAGCGGTAAAAATTCAGGCAGAGCAAAAGAAAATAAAACTCGTAGTGGAAGCCAATGAACAGCTGCAAAATGTAAAAGCCGACAGTGAAAAAACAGGTTGGGTTTTGATTAATTATTTATCGAATGCTATCACCTACTCGTCTGAAAAAAGTACCATTATCATTCGGTTAAAAGAAGAAAACGATCAGATTACATTTCAGGTTATTGATACAGGAAAAGGAATTGATGCCCGTTATAAAGACAAAGTTTTTGATAAATATTTTCAAATTCCCGGAAGTCAGAAATCAGGAACGGGATTGGGGCTCGCCATCAGTAAAGAATTTATCGAAGCTCAAAACGGAACAATTGGTGTTGAAAGTAATTTAGGACTGGGAAGTACTTTTTGGTTTTCCTTGAAAGTTTAA
- a CDS encoding porin — translation MKKTILTALIAFGFSNLHAQEESKSPFTFSGYVDVYYSYDFAKPDNHTRPGFIYNYNKSNEMNINLGLAKVNYSKGNVRGNFALMAGTYAEYNLAAEQGLLKNVYEANVGVKISSSHNLWVDAGIMPSHLGFESAIGKDCQNLTRGILAENSPYYETGVKIGYTSESGEWYLAGMYLNGWQRIQKVEGNQTPAFGTQVTYKPTDKVVLNWSTYVGNEQPDIDKKWRYFNNFYGQFKVTDKTNITAGFDIGSQQSAKNSNKYDTWFSPILIVQYKPTDKIQLAARGEYYSDEKGVIIATETPNGFKTYGFSANFDYLVTDNVMFRIEARNLSSKDEIFTKNNLPTDTNTFVTTSLAISF, via the coding sequence ATGAAAAAAACAATACTTACTGCTCTAATCGCTTTTGGTTTTAGCAATTTACATGCTCAGGAAGAATCTAAAAGTCCCTTTACATTTTCAGGGTATGTAGACGTTTATTACAGCTATGATTTCGCAAAACCGGATAATCATACTCGTCCGGGTTTTATTTACAATTACAATAAAAGTAATGAAATGAACATCAATTTAGGATTGGCAAAAGTAAACTACAGCAAAGGGAATGTTCGCGGAAATTTTGCGCTGATGGCCGGAACTTATGCCGAATACAACCTGGCAGCCGAACAGGGTTTACTAAAAAATGTATATGAAGCCAATGTGGGAGTGAAGATTTCTTCTTCTCATAATTTATGGGTCGATGCGGGAATTATGCCTTCGCATCTTGGTTTTGAAAGTGCTATTGGAAAAGATTGTCAAAATCTAACCAGAGGAATTTTGGCTGAAAACTCTCCTTATTATGAAACAGGAGTTAAAATTGGTTACACTTCTGAATCCGGAGAATGGTACTTAGCCGGTATGTATTTGAATGGCTGGCAGCGTATCCAAAAAGTTGAAGGCAATCAAACTCCTGCATTTGGAACTCAGGTTACCTACAAACCAACAGACAAAGTGGTTTTAAACTGGAGCACTTATGTTGGAAATGAGCAACCGGATATCGACAAAAAATGGCGTTACTTTAATAATTTCTACGGACAATTTAAAGTAACGGATAAAACCAATATTACAGCTGGTTTTGATATTGGGTCACAACAGTCGGCTAAAAACAGTAACAAATACGACACCTGGTTTTCTCCAATTTTGATCGTACAATACAAACCTACTGATAAAATCCAGCTTGCAGCCCGAGGCGAATATTATAGCGATGAAAAAGGAGTAATTATTGCCACAGAAACTCCAAATGGCTTTAAAACTTACGGATTTTCAGCTAACTTTGATTACTTAGTAACTGACAATGTAATGTTTAGAATAGAAGCAAGAAATCTTTCCAGTAAAGATGAAATATTTACAAAGAATAATCTTCCAACGGATACCAATACATTTGTAACCACTTCGCTGGCGATTTCATTTTAG
- a CDS encoding DNA polymerase III subunit alpha, translating into MYLNCHSFHSLRYGTIPLKELVSQAVSCGLKAMALTDINTVTGIYDFIRACQEKGIKPLVGMEFRCRHQFRYIGLAQNAEGLGEMNRFLTAHNFSGELLPSIAPEFKSVFVIYTLENAPEVLRKNEFIGIRPEEVSRLLTSEHKNKMDQMVVLQPVTFRTKTEYNLHKILRAIDTNIILSKLTEADYCKTSEVLQPLESLLPFYEKYPEIISNTQRIIDYCKFEYDFEVPKNKRFYTKSRQEDLEKLTDLAWKGFKNRYESENQEAKKRVEKELKVIDELEFSGYFLITWDIIEYSNSQGFMHIGRGSGANSIIAYCLGITDICPIELDLYFERFLNLNRKTPPDFDIDWSWKERNIILEYIFNKYGRDHVAFCGVNVEFKYRSIFREVGKVFGLPKEELDMLAKNPMALHDTNSIVKLVQQYGMLLEKYPNQRSMHACGILISEEPITNYTPLEMPPKGFPIVLFDMHIAEEIGFEKFDILSQRGIGHIDDSVKLIEKNRGVKVDIRNTSISKDEALCNVYLAQGRTIGCFYIESPAMRGLLRRLNCDNYKILVAASSIIRPGVAQSGMMKEYIFRHNNPNQFQYFHDVFKEQLGETYGIMVYQEDVIKIAQHYGGLPAADGDILRRAMSGKGRSLEALQKVKDNFFACCAQKGHPEMLSQEIYRQIESFAGYSFCKAHSASYAVESYQSLFLKVYYPVEFMTAVINNQGGFYRTEVYVHEARMSGGSIHNPCVNKSEYQTTLYGTDIYLGFMHLQSLESKTAHLIVSEREKKGPFLSLEDFINRIPIGIENMKILIFIDAFRFTGKTKNQLLVVASLLLNNFKPENRNLRLLQEPVKEYKLPTLERSLYEDAFDEIELLSFPVSCTVFDLLQTKYRGDIMARDLTACHKKQVRMLAYLISRKQVPTKKGTMYFGTWIDHEGSYFDTAHFPDSLANYPFQGGGCYLLLGNVEVDYHFPTITITKMAKMPFIPDPRYMDAKDQFKTQRLIKEDVSPTHREPYPQGHEINLPRHRMKF; encoded by the coding sequence ATGTATCTTAATTGTCATTCTTTCCATTCATTACGTTATGGCACAATTCCGCTTAAAGAATTGGTGAGCCAGGCCGTCTCTTGTGGGCTAAAAGCAATGGCACTTACAGATATTAATACGGTTACCGGAATTTATGATTTTATAAGAGCCTGTCAGGAAAAAGGAATTAAACCTTTAGTGGGAATGGAATTTCGATGCCGTCATCAATTCCGATATATTGGTTTGGCACAAAATGCAGAAGGTTTGGGCGAAATGAATCGCTTCTTAACAGCCCATAATTTCAGCGGAGAACTTTTGCCTTCAATTGCTCCTGAATTTAAATCCGTTTTCGTGATTTATACTTTAGAAAATGCTCCGGAAGTACTTCGCAAAAATGAATTTATCGGTATTCGTCCTGAAGAAGTTTCCAGACTTCTTACATCGGAACACAAAAATAAAATGGATCAGATGGTTGTTTTACAGCCTGTCACTTTTAGAACTAAAACGGAATACAATCTCCATAAAATTCTTCGGGCAATTGATACTAATATTATTTTATCCAAACTAACTGAAGCTGATTACTGCAAAACTTCTGAAGTTCTGCAGCCTTTGGAATCTCTTTTGCCTTTTTATGAAAAATACCCTGAAATTATAAGCAATACTCAGAGAATAATTGATTACTGTAAATTTGAATATGATTTTGAAGTTCCTAAAAATAAAAGATTCTACACCAAAAGCCGTCAGGAAGATTTAGAAAAACTAACTGATCTGGCCTGGAAAGGATTCAAAAACCGTTATGAAAGCGAAAATCAGGAAGCCAAAAAACGTGTCGAAAAAGAACTGAAAGTTATTGATGAATTAGAGTTCAGCGGCTATTTCTTAATTACCTGGGACATTATTGAATACAGCAACAGTCAGGGCTTTATGCATATTGGCCGTGGAAGCGGTGCCAACAGCATTATTGCCTATTGTCTCGGAATCACCGATATCTGCCCTATTGAACTGGATTTATATTTTGAACGCTTTTTAAACCTCAACCGCAAAACTCCTCCTGATTTTGATATTGACTGGAGCTGGAAAGAACGCAACATAATTTTAGAGTATATCTTCAACAAATACGGTCGTGACCATGTGGCTTTCTGTGGCGTTAATGTTGAATTCAAATACCGATCGATTTTTAGAGAAGTTGGAAAAGTATTTGGTCTTCCGAAAGAAGAACTGGACATGCTGGCCAAAAATCCAATGGCGCTGCACGACACCAATTCGATTGTAAAATTGGTTCAGCAATATGGCATGTTGCTCGAAAAATACCCCAATCAACGCAGTATGCATGCCTGTGGTATTTTGATTTCCGAAGAACCTATTACGAATTACACCCCATTAGAAATGCCTCCAAAAGGCTTTCCTATCGTGCTTTTCGACATGCACATTGCTGAAGAGATCGGTTTTGAAAAATTCGACATTTTAAGTCAGCGTGGTATTGGTCATATTGACGACAGTGTAAAACTCATCGAAAAAAACAGGGGTGTAAAAGTCGATATTCGCAATACTTCGATTTCTAAAGACGAGGCTTTATGTAACGTTTATCTGGCGCAGGGTCGTACTATTGGCTGTTTTTATATCGAAAGTCCTGCCATGCGCGGTTTATTACGCCGACTAAATTGCGACAATTATAAAATTCTGGTAGCCGCTTCTTCTATCATTCGCCCCGGTGTAGCACAGTCCGGAATGATGAAAGAATATATTTTTCGCCATAATAACCCCAATCAGTTTCAATATTTCCATGACGTTTTTAAGGAACAGCTTGGCGAAACTTACGGCATTATGGTGTATCAGGAAGATGTGATCAAAATAGCACAGCATTATGGAGGCCTTCCCGCTGCAGACGGTGATATCCTGCGTCGGGCGATGTCCGGAAAAGGAAGATCCCTGGAAGCTTTGCAGAAAGTAAAAGACAACTTTTTTGCCTGCTGTGCTCAAAAAGGACATCCGGAAATGTTAAGTCAGGAGATTTACCGTCAAATTGAATCTTTTGCGGGATATTCATTCTGCAAAGCACACTCAGCCTCTTATGCCGTGGAAAGCTATCAGAGTTTGTTTCTGAAAGTTTATTATCCTGTCGAATTTATGACGGCGGTAATCAACAATCAGGGTGGATTTTACCGAACCGAAGTTTATGTACACGAAGCGCGTATGTCAGGAGGAAGCATTCACAACCCCTGCGTGAATAAAAGCGAATATCAGACTACTCTATACGGTACAGACATTTATCTTGGCTTTATGCATTTGCAGAGCCTGGAATCCAAAACAGCCCATTTAATCGTATCGGAGCGGGAGAAAAAAGGTCCCTTTCTTTCTTTGGAGGATTTTATCAACAGAATTCCTATTGGGATTGAAAACATGAAAATTCTAATCTTTATTGACGCTTTTCGTTTTACGGGAAAAACCAAAAATCAGCTCTTAGTGGTTGCAAGTTTACTTCTGAACAATTTCAAACCTGAAAACAGAAATCTGAGGCTGCTGCAGGAACCGGTAAAAGAATACAAACTTCCTACTCTGGAACGTTCTTTATACGAAGATGCCTTTGATGAAATTGAACTCTTAAGTTTTCCTGTATCCTGTACTGTTTTTGATCTTTTACAAACCAAATATCGTGGTGATATTATGGCCCGGGATTTAACAGCCTGCCATAAAAAACAAGTTCGTATGCTCGCTTATCTAATTTCAAGAAAACAGGTTCCAACCAAAAAAGGAACCATGTATTTTGGCACCTGGATTGATCATGAGGGAAGTTATTTTGACACTGCACATTTTCCGGACAGTCTCGCAAATTATCCTTTTCAGGGCGGCGGCTGTTATCTTTTGTTAGGAAATGTCGAAGTCGATTATCATTTTCCAACCATTACCATAACCAAAATGGCTAAAATGCCTTTTATTCCCGATCCGCGTTATATGGATGCTAAAGATCAATTTAAAACACAGCGCCTGATTAAAGAAGACGTTAGTCCGACACATCGGGAACCTTATCCGCAAGGACATGAAATTAATTTACCCCGACACCGAATGAAGTTTTAG
- a CDS encoding K(+)-transporting ATPase subunit C, translating into MKNILSLLKLTLITVILFAVIYPLAIYGIAQFAPNQGKGETISVNGKVVGYQKIGQKFDKSNYFWGRPSAVDYNAAGSAGSNKGPSNAEYLALVQKRVDTFLIVHPYLKKSEIPADMVTASGSGLDPNISPQGALIQVKRIAKERKLDEANVKALVESKINTAVVGPATVNVLELNIALDQLK; encoded by the coding sequence ATGAAAAATATACTTTCACTATTAAAACTTACACTGATTACCGTAATTCTGTTTGCCGTTATTTATCCTCTGGCCATCTACGGAATTGCACAGTTTGCTCCAAATCAAGGAAAAGGAGAAACCATTTCGGTTAACGGAAAAGTTGTAGGATACCAAAAAATTGGTCAGAAATTCGATAAATCCAATTATTTCTGGGGAAGACCTTCGGCTGTAGATTATAATGCTGCGGGAAGTGCGGGAAGCAATAAAGGACCAAGCAATGCCGAATATCTGGCTTTGGTTCAAAAAAGAGTAGATACTTTCCTAATCGTTCATCCTTACCTGAAAAAATCTGAGATCCCTGCCGATATGGTAACAGCTTCAGGAAGCGGTTTAGACCCGAATATCTCTCCCCAAGGTGCTTTAATTCAGGTAAAACGTATTGCCAAAGAAAGAAAACTAGACGAGGCTAACGTGAAAGCTTTGGTAGAATCTAAAATCAATACCGCTGTTGTAGGACCGGCAACGGTTAATGTTCTGGAACTGAACATTGCCCTTGATCAATTGAAATAA
- the dinB gene encoding DNA polymerase IV: MARAIVHMDLDTFFVSCERLTNSQLKGLPLIIGGGDRGVVASCSYEARKFGVRSAMPIRMALKLCPDAKVMKGDMELYSQLSHDVTQILQEKAPVLEKASIDEFYLDITGMDKFHGSYKWTNELAQSVMKETGLPISFSLSINKTVSKIATGEGKPVGNLEIPEQNVQDFLNPLSIQKIPMVGAVTFQLLSRIGVRKIQTLAEMPAEVLQQMIGKNGLELWKKAHGIDHTPVEPYTERKSISTETTFSQDTIDIAKLKRILLGMVEKLAYQLRAEQWLTSTITVKIRYANFDTETKQSKIAYTSADHILTKNVTELFDKVYQRRMRLRLIGIRFSGLVRGTYQIDLFEDTQEMLSLYAAMDRIKNRYGYDAVMRCAGASFKPNIKDEILKRTK, from the coding sequence ATGGCAAGGGCAATTGTACACATGGATCTGGATACTTTTTTTGTATCCTGTGAAAGGTTAACCAACTCACAATTAAAGGGATTACCTCTGATTATTGGAGGTGGTGATCGTGGTGTTGTTGCCTCTTGTTCTTATGAAGCCCGTAAATTTGGAGTACGTTCCGCCATGCCAATTCGTATGGCATTAAAACTCTGTCCTGATGCAAAAGTCATGAAAGGCGATATGGAATTGTATTCGCAATTATCGCATGATGTTACACAAATTCTTCAGGAAAAAGCACCTGTTTTAGAAAAAGCGAGTATCGATGAATTTTATCTCGACATTACCGGAATGGATAAATTTCACGGCAGTTATAAATGGACCAATGAGCTGGCCCAATCTGTAATGAAAGAAACCGGACTGCCTATTAGTTTTTCATTATCGATTAATAAAACGGTTTCTAAAATTGCAACCGGAGAGGGAAAACCGGTAGGAAATCTCGAAATTCCGGAACAAAATGTACAGGACTTTTTAAATCCTTTATCAATTCAGAAAATTCCAATGGTAGGAGCCGTTACTTTTCAGCTTCTATCCAGAATTGGCGTTCGCAAAATTCAGACGCTGGCCGAAATGCCTGCCGAAGTTCTACAGCAAATGATTGGTAAAAATGGATTGGAACTTTGGAAGAAAGCACACGGAATCGACCACACTCCTGTTGAACCTTATACGGAAAGAAAATCAATATCTACCGAGACTACTTTCTCTCAGGACACAATTGATATTGCAAAACTTAAAAGAATACTTTTAGGAATGGTCGAAAAACTGGCCTATCAGCTTCGCGCCGAACAATGGCTGACCTCGACGATTACGGTTAAAATACGTTACGCCAACTTTGATACCGAAACCAAACAATCTAAAATTGCCTATACCTCTGCAGATCATATTCTGACCAAAAATGTGACAGAACTATTTGATAAGGTTTACCAACGTCGGATGAGACTTCGCCTGATTGGTATTCGCTTTAGCGGACTTGTGCGGGGAACGTATCAAATTGATCTTTTTGAAGATACCCAGGAAATGTTATCACTCTATGCTGCTATGGACCGAATAAAAAACCGTTATGGCTATGATGCTGTAATGCGCTGTGCAGGGGCTTCATTTAAACCCAATATTAAAGACGAAATTTTAAAACGTACCAAATAA
- a CDS encoding phosphatase PAP2 family protein: MFYKTISLVFLFVFLGAQAQQNDSITKVDSTSHQLKFNYKQLIIPGVLIGYGVIGLESDQLLSFNSQIKKEVTEDIDKKITIDDFSQYAPAASVYALNAFGVEGKNNIRDRSVIFVTSYVIMASTVLGLKSITHEERPDGSSKNSFPSGHTATAFAGAEFLWQEYKDKSIWYGIAGYAVATGTGLFRIYNNRHWLTDVAAGAGIGILSTKIAYWLNPYITKKLFKSSSENKSTSMVMPFYNGKQYGLGFVKVF; encoded by the coding sequence ATGTTTTACAAAACGATTTCTCTGGTATTTTTATTTGTTTTTTTGGGTGCCCAGGCACAGCAAAATGATTCGATCACGAAAGTTGACAGTACTTCACATCAATTAAAATTCAATTACAAGCAACTAATCATTCCGGGAGTACTAATTGGCTACGGAGTTATTGGGCTTGAAAGTGACCAGTTGCTGAGTTTCAATTCGCAGATTAAAAAAGAGGTTACGGAGGATATTGACAAAAAAATCACAATTGATGATTTCTCGCAATATGCGCCTGCAGCTTCGGTTTATGCCCTGAATGCTTTTGGTGTGGAGGGAAAAAATAATATACGTGACCGCTCTGTCATTTTTGTAACTTCATATGTTATTATGGCTTCGACTGTTTTGGGTTTAAAATCGATTACCCATGAAGAGAGGCCAGATGGCAGTTCAAAAAACTCCTTCCCTTCAGGACATACGGCAACTGCTTTTGCCGGAGCAGAGTTTTTATGGCAGGAATACAAAGACAAATCAATTTGGTACGGAATTGCGGGTTATGCCGTAGCCACCGGAACAGGGCTTTTCAGAATTTACAACAACCGCCATTGGCTAACAGATGTTGCTGCCGGAGCTGGAATTGGGATTTTGAGTACTAAAATTGCCTATTGGCTGAATCCGTATATCACTAAAAAACTTTTTAAATCATCTTCTGAAAACAAATCAACTTCTATGGTAATGCCATTTTATAATGGCAAACAATATGGATTGGGCTTTGTGAAGGTTTTTTAG
- a CDS encoding sensor protein KdpD, which translates to MEKENNAQHFLDLIQKSRKGKFKIYIGMSAGVGKTYRMLQEAHSLLRNGIDVKIGYIETHMRKETHELLSGLPVIPRRTIFYKGKELEELDVQAIINLRPEVVIVDELAHTNVEGSKNEKRWQDVLEILEAGINVISAVNIQHIESLNEDVKRITNIDVQERIPDNVLRLADEVVNIDLTSEDLIARLKEGKIYTADKIQTALSNFFKSEQILQLRELALKEVASQVVRKVENEVPQLHALRHEKLLACISSNDKTAKIVIRKAARLASYYNGSWYVLYVETPKESSTKIALDKQRYLINNFKLAVQLGAEVIKVENKNIADAILMTVEEKQITTVCIGKPHLNLFKVILSTTIFRRLLNSLSLSNVDLVILS; encoded by the coding sequence ATGGAAAAAGAAAATAATGCACAGCACTTTCTCGATTTAATCCAGAAATCACGAAAGGGAAAATTCAAAATCTACATTGGAATGAGTGCCGGTGTGGGTAAAACCTATCGGATGCTGCAGGAAGCACATTCGTTATTAAGAAACGGAATTGATGTAAAAATTGGTTACATCGAAACGCACATGCGAAAAGAAACGCATGAGCTTTTGTCTGGTTTGCCTGTGATTCCACGGCGAACCATTTTCTATAAAGGGAAGGAGCTGGAAGAACTCGATGTACAGGCGATTATCAATCTTAGACCCGAAGTTGTAATTGTCGATGAACTTGCACATACCAACGTTGAAGGAAGTAAAAATGAAAAACGCTGGCAGGATGTTTTGGAAATTCTGGAAGCCGGAATCAATGTGATATCGGCAGTAAATATTCAACATATTGAAAGTTTAAATGAAGACGTTAAACGCATCACCAATATTGATGTTCAGGAACGCATTCCGGACAATGTTTTGCGATTGGCCGATGAAGTCGTAAACATCGATTTAACCTCTGAAGATTTGATTGCGCGTTTGAAAGAAGGTAAAATTTATACGGCAGATAAAATTCAGACCGCTTTGTCTAATTTTTTCAAATCAGAACAAATTTTACAATTGCGTGAATTGGCTTTGAAAGAAGTAGCCAGTCAGGTTGTTCGAAAAGTAGAAAATGAAGTACCTCAACTGCATGCTTTACGACACGAAAAATTACTGGCCTGTATTAGCAGCAACGATAAAACAGCCAAAATTGTAATCCGAAAAGCAGCACGTCTGGCCAGTTATTATAACGGTTCCTGGTATGTTTTGTATGTAGAAACGCCCAAAGAAAGCAGCACCAAAATTGCTTTAGACAAACAGCGTTATCTAATTAATAATTTTAAACTGGCCGTACAGCTGGGTGCCGAAGTGATTAAAGTAGAGAACAAAAATATCGCAGATGCTATCTTAATGACTGTTGAAGAAAAACAAATCACAACGGTTTGTATTGGAAAACCACATTTAAATTTATTTAAAGTAATTTTGTCTACAACCATTTTCAGACGCTTGTTAAATAGTCTGTCTTTATCAAATGTGGATCTTGTTATATTATCCTGA